The following proteins come from a genomic window of Desertibacillus haloalkaliphilus:
- a CDS encoding ATP-binding protein, which yields MNRLLPKGLAGRFFVLGLCFIVIPLTFIFSLAIHSSKETLEQQTKVHMTQATTVLANTTKQLFEQKLGLLEVMTQQQRDGDYPDHADIDMMNQLTITDPFFHQIAYLNHNGTIRHITPFVTTNYNIIREQANEVMWRRNSFVSIVPDRDSTAVMITVPFQEEEHGEITGSLIATVNLEHLTSFLEETMIGNEGRSLLVSHSGHVFIDTKNSRLSGTSLFNESFFSDIYTEKTGIHEDASFANIDSLIAYRPIDHLPVFALSIQPVEQAFAPISALSSVLTKGWVFIFIAGISVLTLSMRWIIKPIKQLTDQATFYAKGEKWKIDILKEKDEIQTLGKAMKHMADELKQKERYLQLILESFPYGVMTTDPRGEITSLNKAGEKLVHTQKDKLIGKSISALPSQKLRQFLQQFKDKTERFTELEEEISSINAEGKKQILKVSIFPLLDEQENFIGVLITFWDITKIKQLESHLQRSEHLAAIGQMTAGLAHEIKNPLGTIQLATDVVDAELKDLIKKEQLTTPTLALIEEALSDISDETRRMNELVSRFLKLSRQHKKEEKQFDVNTVVNEVIQLLSHQCNYYQIEVSHHLESKPCVMIGDRNQLIQALLNLFLNGIEAMKQSGGILTVTTERREENVELIIQDEGIGIERSKLKRIFNPFFSTKQEGTGLGLSITHDIITQHKGHIEVESDKGVGTTFTIILPSPIENH from the coding sequence ATGAATAGGCTTTTACCTAAAGGATTGGCCGGGCGTTTTTTCGTCCTTGGGCTTTGCTTTATTGTTATACCGTTAACATTTATTTTCTCATTAGCTATTCATTCATCGAAGGAAACGTTGGAACAACAAACAAAAGTACACATGACACAAGCAACAACAGTTTTAGCGAATACAACGAAACAATTATTTGAACAAAAACTTGGTTTGCTAGAAGTCATGACACAGCAGCAACGGGATGGCGACTATCCAGATCATGCTGATATTGATATGATGAATCAACTGACGATTACGGACCCTTTTTTTCACCAAATTGCCTATTTAAATCACAATGGTACGATTAGGCATATTACGCCGTTTGTGACAACCAATTACAACATCATTCGTGAACAAGCCAACGAAGTGATGTGGAGGAGAAACTCGTTCGTATCGATTGTCCCTGATCGTGATTCAACAGCCGTGATGATTACTGTTCCGTTTCAAGAGGAAGAGCATGGTGAAATCACTGGGTCGTTAATTGCAACTGTAAACCTTGAGCACCTAACATCATTTCTTGAAGAAACGATGATTGGTAATGAAGGTCGAAGCCTTTTAGTTAGCCATAGCGGCCATGTTTTTATCGATACAAAAAATAGCCGTTTAAGTGGAACGAGCTTATTTAACGAATCTTTCTTCTCTGATATTTATACAGAAAAAACCGGAATCCATGAAGATGCATCGTTTGCTAATATTGATTCCTTAATTGCCTATCGGCCAATCGATCACCTACCGGTATTCGCCCTATCTATTCAACCAGTTGAACAAGCCTTTGCTCCCATTAGTGCCCTATCAAGCGTCCTAACAAAAGGCTGGGTATTTATTTTCATTGCAGGTATCAGTGTACTTACTCTCAGTATGCGCTGGATCATTAAGCCGATTAAACAATTAACAGACCAAGCAACGTTTTATGCAAAAGGTGAGAAATGGAAAATTGATATTTTAAAAGAAAAAGATGAGATTCAAACCTTAGGCAAAGCGATGAAACATATGGCCGATGAGCTCAAGCAGAAAGAGCGTTACCTCCAGCTCATTTTAGAATCATTTCCATACGGCGTCATGACGACTGACCCTCGTGGTGAAATCACTTCGCTCAATAAGGCGGGTGAAAAACTCGTTCACACCCAAAAGGATAAACTTATCGGTAAATCAATCTCCGCGTTGCCATCACAAAAATTACGCCAGTTTTTACAACAGTTCAAAGACAAAACCGAACGTTTCACAGAACTTGAGGAAGAAATCTCGTCCATCAATGCAGAAGGTAAAAAACAAATCTTGAAAGTATCCATTTTCCCTTTACTCGACGAACAAGAGAACTTTATCGGAGTCTTAATCACCTTTTGGGATATTACAAAAATTAAACAACTGGAAAGCCACTTGCAGCGCTCAGAACATTTAGCAGCGATTGGACAGATGACAGCTGGACTTGCCCATGAAATTAAAAATCCACTAGGGACAATTCAACTAGCAACTGATGTCGTTGATGCTGAACTCAAAGACCTTATTAAGAAAGAACAGTTAACGACACCTACACTCGCACTCATTGAAGAGGCCTTATCAGATATTTCCGATGAGACGAGACGAATGAATGAGTTAGTCAGTCGCTTTTTAAAATTAAGTCGTCAACATAAGAAAGAGGAAAAACAATTTGACGTTAACACAGTGGTAAATGAAGTAATCCAACTTCTCTCCCACCAATGTAACTATTATCAAATCGAAGTTAGCCACCACCTCGAATCAAAACCATGTGTAATGATTGGGGATCGCAATCAACTGATCCAAGCACTGCTTAACCTGTTTTTAAACGGAATCGAGGCCATGAAACAGTCAGGTGGAATACTTACTGTTACAACAGAACGACGTGAGGAGAACGTTGAATTAATCATTCAGGATGAAGGAATTGGGATCGAGCGATCAAAATTAAAACGAATATTTAATCCCTTCTTTTCAACAAAACAAGAAGGAACAGGCCTCGGCTTATCGATCACTCATGACATTATTACCCAACATAAAGGTCACATCGAAGTTGAAAGTGATAAAGGAGTTGGTACAACATTTACAATTATTTTACCATCTCCCATTGAAAATCATTGA
- a CDS encoding sigma-54-dependent transcriptional regulator produces MSKSILLVEDNDKLRRYIKLTLDKEGYDVYEASTGAQAEATINEQMIDVVVLDIHLPDTTGIKLLEKWKTVHSQTQYILCTAYGDVEDAVQAMKIGAFDYLTKPIKADELKVVIERTFEWAQLNQENKQLKDAVKKKYHMHGMIGESKKMQQVFEFIQRISIQDITVLLQGESGTGKSRCAHAIHLESPRRNQPFIPINCAAIPDHLLESELFGYQKGAFTGATQTQKGKFEAADGGTLFLDEIAEISLELQAKLLQVTQEKTFIPLGSTKPKHVDVRIIAATNRDLAEMVQQGEFREDLYYRLNIIGIELPPLRERQEDIPLLITQTLEQLNEEHNRQYTVPKAVLAALSSYPWPGNIRELYNALARAAVLSPDEELRLSDFPEEIKHFAQENQHDATDTLRANPIDDRLPLPKQLQSFEKHAIEGAIQSAEGNQAQAAEQLGISRQSLLYKIRKYKIDIDKLIET; encoded by the coding sequence GTGAGTAAATCCATTTTACTTGTTGAAGATAACGATAAATTAAGAAGATATATTAAATTAACACTCGATAAAGAAGGCTATGATGTTTATGAAGCTTCAACAGGCGCTCAAGCAGAAGCGACCATCAACGAACAGATGATCGATGTCGTCGTATTAGATATTCACTTACCTGATACGACTGGAATTAAACTACTAGAAAAGTGGAAAACAGTTCATTCACAAACCCAATACATCCTGTGTACCGCATATGGTGATGTTGAAGATGCTGTACAAGCAATGAAGATTGGCGCTTTTGATTATTTAACAAAACCGATCAAAGCAGATGAACTGAAAGTTGTGATTGAACGTACGTTTGAATGGGCGCAATTAAATCAAGAAAACAAACAATTAAAGGACGCAGTTAAAAAGAAGTACCATATGCATGGGATGATCGGTGAAAGTAAGAAAATGCAGCAAGTATTTGAATTCATTCAACGGATTTCTATCCAAGATATTACCGTTCTTTTACAAGGTGAAAGCGGTACAGGTAAATCTCGATGTGCACATGCGATTCATCTAGAAAGTCCACGCCGGAATCAACCATTCATTCCGATAAATTGTGCTGCGATCCCTGATCACCTTCTTGAAAGCGAACTATTCGGTTATCAGAAAGGTGCTTTTACAGGGGCGACTCAAACACAAAAGGGAAAATTCGAAGCAGCTGACGGGGGTACGCTATTCTTAGATGAAATTGCCGAAATCTCACTAGAGCTACAGGCAAAGTTACTACAAGTGACCCAAGAAAAGACATTTATTCCGCTTGGAAGTACGAAACCAAAGCATGTCGACGTTCGAATTATTGCAGCAACGAATCGTGACTTAGCAGAAATGGTTCAGCAAGGTGAATTTAGAGAAGACCTATATTATCGACTAAACATTATTGGGATTGAGCTCCCTCCTCTACGTGAGCGTCAAGAAGATATCCCTCTTCTCATTACGCAAACACTTGAGCAGCTGAATGAGGAGCACAACCGTCAGTACACTGTACCTAAAGCTGTTCTCGCTGCATTATCATCCTATCCATGGCCAGGCAACATTCGTGAGCTGTACAATGCACTCGCACGTGCCGCGGTTCTTTCACCTGATGAAGAATTACGATTAAGCGATTTCCCTGAAGAAATTAAACATTTTGCTCAGGAAAATCAACATGATGCCACGGATACATTGCGAGCAAACCCGATTGATGATCGTCTCCCACTTCCGAAACAGTTACAATCGTTTGAAAAGCATGCGATTGAAGGCGCGATCCAAAGTGCGGAAGGCAATCAAGCACAAGCAGCGGAGCAGCTAGGAATTTCTAGGCAGAGCCTTCTTTATAAAATTCGTAAATATAAGATTGATATTGATAAGCTGATTGAAACATAG
- a CDS encoding benzoate/H(+) symporter BenE family transporter: MNIEKGVGFKNVFSDFRRDLHSKNFASGIVAGIFGLSVGLVFISAGTAAGLSSELIMMWLTSFVFINGLFGILMASYYRQPLAMANSIPGALLFTAAVPMVGLGPVLGATLIAGVITLLVGISGLMGKVMHFTPTPIIMGMIAGVLLSFGLDMFRPLESAFVPALLMIGTYLILTRVAPRFPAVLGSLIVGIFYLTLTGVDISGIEFTVQYPTFVMPEFTLEGFLTYGLPLAIILIGMETPVGVSLLQSVGYKRLPINGMTTVTGISTMISSFFHLHSTCVAAPMTAICSSPESGKRETRWVAAVIVGMLFMAASPVYGAIVGLLHDLPGFFIAIIAGLPLLTVLISTLTKAFDHSHKVGAIFAFLIAASDVTIFSIGAPLWALVFGIIASLLVEPKDFNLRKKEKIDIAA; this comes from the coding sequence GTGAACATTGAAAAAGGTGTTGGATTTAAGAACGTTTTCTCCGATTTTCGGCGTGATTTACATTCTAAAAACTTTGCTTCTGGTATTGTCGCAGGAATTTTTGGCTTAAGTGTAGGGTTAGTTTTTATTAGTGCGGGTACAGCTGCTGGGTTAAGTTCTGAATTAATCATGATGTGGCTGACTAGTTTTGTGTTCATTAATGGATTATTTGGAATTTTAATGGCATCGTATTATCGTCAACCGTTAGCGATGGCGAATTCGATACCTGGGGCTTTATTATTCACAGCTGCAGTTCCAATGGTTGGTCTTGGTCCTGTGCTTGGAGCAACATTGATTGCGGGGGTGATCACTTTACTAGTCGGGATCTCTGGTTTAATGGGAAAGGTTATGCATTTTACACCAACACCGATCATTATGGGGATGATTGCAGGGGTCCTTTTGAGTTTCGGGTTAGATATGTTTCGACCATTAGAAAGTGCATTCGTTCCAGCACTACTAATGATTGGTACATACTTAATCCTCACGCGAGTGGCCCCGAGATTTCCAGCGGTATTAGGTTCATTGATCGTCGGGATATTCTATTTAACATTGACAGGCGTGGACATTTCGGGTATAGAATTTACTGTACAGTACCCAACATTTGTCATGCCGGAATTTACATTAGAAGGCTTTCTTACGTATGGACTTCCCTTGGCAATTATTTTAATAGGGATGGAGACGCCTGTTGGTGTAAGTTTGTTACAGTCGGTCGGTTACAAGCGCTTACCGATTAACGGTATGACTACCGTTACAGGAATTTCAACAATGATTTCTTCCTTTTTTCATCTGCATAGTACTTGTGTAGCGGCACCGATGACGGCGATTTGCTCTTCACCAGAATCAGGAAAAAGAGAGACAAGATGGGTTGCAGCTGTTATCGTTGGGATGCTTTTCATGGCCGCATCTCCAGTCTATGGTGCCATTGTAGGTTTGCTCCATGATTTGCCAGGGTTCTTCATAGCGATTATTGCTGGACTACCATTACTTACTGTATTGATTTCGACATTGACAAAAGCTTTCGACCATTCCCATAAGGTAGGTGCGATATTTGCTTTCCTTATTGCTGCTTCAGACGTAACCATATTTTCAATTGGAGCCCCCCTTTGGGCATTAGTGTTTGGAATCATTGCTTCCTTGCTAGTTGAGCCAAAAGACTTTAACTTAAGGAAAAAGGAAAAAATTGATATCGCTGCTTAG
- a CDS encoding rhodanese-like domain-containing protein, whose translation MNRRGVNMAYELDGINQIEFEELKEVIKNDDDERIVIDVREPEEYEEAHIPKIPLIPMQSIPNVIEEFDKSKEYVFVCRSGTRSQNVAMFFKQHGFNKVTNYAGGMLSWAAETNQGRENIVEKISDLYKK comes from the coding sequence ATGAATAGACGAGGTGTGAACATGGCATACGAGTTAGACGGAATTAATCAAATTGAATTTGAGGAATTAAAGGAAGTCATTAAGAACGACGATGATGAACGAATTGTCATTGATGTACGTGAACCTGAGGAATATGAAGAAGCACATATTCCCAAGATCCCGTTAATCCCGATGCAATCAATCCCTAATGTGATTGAGGAATTTGATAAATCAAAAGAGTATGTGTTCGTTTGCCGAAGCGGCACACGCAGCCAGAATGTGGCGATGTTTTTTAAACAGCATGGCTTTAACAAGGTTACGAACTATGCTGGTGGTATGTTATCTTGGGCAGCAGAAACGAACCAAGGCCGCGAAAATATTGTAGAGAAAATTAGTGACCTTTATAAAAAGTAA
- a CDS encoding AI-2E family transporter, which yields MPYTKAFRIGYGIIIILLIIYLASLVDWIFYPIVVLVQTLFAPIILAGVLYYLLRPFVNLLSRKLPRSVAILLLYCSVASLVTLLILLIGPELQKQFNSLVGNIPQLVRDIRDMMIGLQNNEYIARFQESDNFSIEDIMARIEQDINHILSRIGSNVASFIGVITNIIIVAIIIPFILYYMLKEGENAPRQVLRLFPKKHQHEGRRILGDMDRALSSYIQGQIIVSICVGVLVYIGYRIIGLDYSLVLALIAMFTNVIPFIGPWIGTFPGVIVGLLHSPFMALLVVIVVVIVQQIESNLISPQVMGRKLAIHPLTIILLLLVAGQFAGLVGLLLAVPTYAILKVIVSHTYRLLKLRKAD from the coding sequence ATGCCATATACAAAAGCATTTAGAATCGGGTACGGAATTATAATCATTCTATTAATCATTTACTTAGCTAGTTTAGTTGATTGGATTTTTTATCCAATTGTTGTTCTGGTGCAAACATTGTTTGCACCGATTATCTTAGCGGGTGTCCTCTATTATTTGCTACGCCCCTTTGTTAACTTGCTTTCTAGAAAATTACCGAGAAGTGTAGCGATCTTACTTTTGTATTGTAGTGTAGCTTCACTTGTGACGTTACTTATTTTGTTGATTGGTCCAGAACTGCAAAAGCAGTTTAATAGTTTAGTTGGGAATATTCCACAATTAGTGAGAGATATTCGCGATATGATGATTGGATTACAGAATAATGAATACATTGCACGGTTTCAGGAAAGTGATAACTTCTCAATTGAAGACATTATGGCCCGAATTGAACAAGATATTAACCATATTCTTTCTCGGATCGGTTCAAATGTTGCGAGCTTTATCGGAGTTATTACAAATATCATCATCGTCGCGATTATTATCCCTTTTATATTGTATTATATGTTAAAAGAAGGTGAGAATGCGCCTCGTCAAGTGTTACGGTTATTTCCAAAAAAACACCAACATGAAGGACGTCGTATTTTAGGAGATATGGATCGAGCTTTGAGCTCTTATATTCAAGGACAAATAATCGTGAGTATTTGTGTTGGTGTATTAGTGTATATCGGATATCGAATTATTGGGCTTGATTATTCACTTGTGTTAGCCTTGATCGCCATGTTTACAAATGTAATTCCGTTTATTGGACCTTGGATTGGAACATTTCCGGGTGTAATTGTCGGCTTGTTGCATTCACCATTTATGGCATTGCTAGTTGTTATTGTTGTAGTCATCGTTCAACAAATTGAAAGTAACCTTATTTCTCCGCAAGTGATGGGGAGGAAGCTAGCTATCCATCCGTTAACGATCATTTTATTATTATTAGTTGCAGGGCAATTTGCAGGGCTCGTTGGCTTATTACTTGCTGTTCCTACATATGCAATATTAAAAGTCATCGTAAGTCATACTTATCGGCTGTTAAAGCTAAGAAAAGCCGATTAG